TCAAGGACCGCCGACCGCCACGCCGATGCCGCCGTCAAGGAGTACGACATCACCCTGGTCACGGGCGATGTGGTGCACTACACGGACGGCGTCGGCAAGCAGGACACCGTCACCGTGGACCGCCCTGACGGCGCGGTCGGAGGCGTGCATGTCCAGCAGGCCGGTGACGACCTCTACGTCCTGCCCGACGAGGCCAACTCCCTGCTCGGGGCAGGGAAGCTGGACCGCCGCCTGTTCAATGTCTCGACCCTCGCCGAGATGGGGTACGACGACAAGAAGTCGGGCGGCATCCCGCTGATCGCCACCTACCCGGCGAGCCAGGGCCGTTCGCTGCCGGTCGCCCCCCGGGGCGCGAAGAAGACCAGCACCCTGGACAGCATCCACGGCGCCGCGCTGAAGGCCGACAAGGACACCACCCGGGCCTTCTGGAACGACATCGCCCGTACCTCCACGGCCCGTTCGCTGGACAACGGCATCGCCAGGCTCTGGCTCGACGGCCGGGTGAAGGCCGCGCTCAAGGACTCCGTGCCGCAGGTCAACGCCCCGCAGGCATGGGCCGAGGGCTACGACGGCAAGGGCACCAAAGTCGCCGTCCTGGACACCGGCATCGACGCGACCCACCCGGACGTCAAGGACCGCATCCTCGAATCCAAGAGCTTCGTGCCGGGCGAGGAGGTCCTCGACAAGCACGGCCACGGCACGCACGTCGCCTCCACGATCGCCGGCTCCGGCGCCGCATCGGAAGGCGCCAACAAGGGCGTCGCCCCCGGCGCCGACCTGATCATCGGCAAGGTGCTCGGCAACGAGGGCTCCGGCGCGGACTCCGGCATCATCGAAGCCATGGAGTGGGCGAAGGCAGAAGGCGCCGACGTGGTCTCCATGAGCCTCGGCTCCAGCATCCCCGACGACGGCTCCGACCCGATGTCCCAGGCCGTCGACGCCCTCTCCGCCGACGGCGGTCCGCTGTTCGTGATCGCCGCGGGCAACGCGTACGGCGAGGGCACCATCGGTTCGCCCGGTTCGGCCGACAAGGCGCTGACCGTCGCCGCCGTCGACAAGCAGGACGTCCGCGCGGACTTCTCCTCGATGGGCCCGCTCACCCGGTCGAACGGGCTGAAGCCCGACCTGTCCGCCCCCGGCGTCGACATCAACGCCGCCGCCTCGCAGGCGATCCCCGGCATCAGCGGCATGTACCAGCAGATGTCCGGTACGTCGATGGCGACACCGCACGTCGCGGGCGCCGCGGCGATCCTGAAGCAGCGTCACCCCGACTGGTCCGGTCAGCGAATCAAGGACGCGCTGATGTCCTCGTCGAAGCAGCTGCCCGACTACACGCCTTACCAGCAGGGCACCGGCCGGCTCGACGTGAAGGCGGCGATCGACACGACGATCGAGGCCACCGGCTCCGTCGCGGTCGCCTCGTACGACTGGCCGCACAGCGCCTCCGACCCGGTCGCCGGGCGGACGATCACGTACCGCAACACCGGTACGCAAAACGTCACCCTGGACCTGGCCACCGACACGGACTCGGCCGCGTACACGCTCTCGACGGCGAAGCTCACCGTCCCCGCCGGTTCCACCGCCGACGCAGTGCTGTCGCTGGACCCGTCGAAGGTCGAGGCCGGCACCACGTCCTCCGGCCAGGTCGTCGCGAAGGACGCGTCCGGCGCGACCGCCGCGCACACCGGCTTCGCACTGAGCAAGGAGCGGGAGCTCTACGACCTCACGTACAAGCTCCGCGACCGTGCGGGCGAGCCGATGGACGGGTATGTCGTCCTCGGTGAACTGAACGACCCGTACGCCGGCCTCAACGTCGTCCCGGTCTCCGGCGACACCACGCTGCGGCTGCCCCCGGGGACCTACACCTCCTGGGCCGCCGTCGACGTCGACGGTGACCGCCCGGACTCCAAGGCCGTCGCCTTCCTCATGGAGCCGGAGACGGTCCTCGACAAGCCGACCACCGTCACCCTGGACGCGTCCAAGGCCCGCAAGATCAGTGTGCGGACGCCGAAGGAGACCGAGACCCGGCAGCTGCGCTACGACATGGCACGCACCGCACCGAGCGGCATGGTCTTCCGTGACGCGTACCAGATCCCGGTGACGTACGACCAGCTGTGGGCAAGCCCCACGAAGAAGGTCACCCAGGGCAGCTTCAGCTTCCTGACCCGCTGGCGCCAGGGCGAGAAGCAGATCGACCTGTCGGTCGACGGCCGTGATGTGCCGGTGGCAGTGCAGGGCGGTGCGCTCATTGCCGAGGACAGCAGCCAGAAGCTGACCGCTGTCTTCGCGGGCGACGGCGCAGCGGCCGACTATCAGGGGCTGGACGTCAGGGGCAAGGCTGTCGTCGTCCGCCGCAGCGACGCGGTCGCCCCGGCCGAACGGCTGGCCAACGCGCTTGCCGCGGGCGCCAAGGCGCTCTTCGTCGTCAACGACGGACGCGGCGTGGCGACGGAGTGGTACACCGAGTACGGCACCACGACCACCATCCCGGTCGCCTCGGTTCAGCAGCTGGCCGGTGAGAGTCTGATCAAGGCGGCCACGCGGGGCAAGAAGCTCACCATGACCCAGCGCAGGTTCGCCCGGTACGTGTACGACCTGGTCGACCGCCACAACGGCACCGTCCCGGACCGCTCGCTGGCGTTCGCGCCGTCGACCCGTGAGCTGGCGAAGGTGGAGAACACCTTCTACGGTCACAAGGCCACGCTCGGCGGTGGCTACCGCTACGACATTCCGGACTACGGGCCCGGCCTCGGCTTCGCGGAGTACGAGAAGTTCCCCGCCACCCGTGACGAGTGGGTCACCCCGCTTCCGGGCGCCTCCTTCTGGTACGAGGACCACTCGGTCTTCAACGCCACGGAGACCGGTTTCGCGCACGAGATGCGCAGCGGCGAGATGGACTACACGGCGGGTCGCACCTATCCCGCCGACTGGTTCGCGCCGATCAGCCGCCCGCGTCTGGGCACCGGCTTCTGGGGTCCGTTCCGTTCCGTCACCAACGACATGCAGTTCAATTTCACCCCGTGGACGGACTCGGGCGCGGGCCACTCGGGCTCCATGCCCGAGGACGAGTACGACACCACCACCACCGCCTTCTACCAGGGCGACACCCTGATCCAGAACGTTGCGGGCCGGGCCGGGTACATCGGCGGCCTGTCGGCGCAGAAGCTGCCGTACCGCTTCGTCCTCGACTCCACCCGCGACGGCGACGTGTGGAAGACCTCCACCCGCACGCACACCGAGTGGAGCTTCGTCTCGGGCCAGATGGACCAGAACGGTCCCTGGCAGGCCGACCTTCCGTTGCTCCAGCTCGACTACAAGGTCGACACCGACCTCGCCGGTGACGTCGAGGCCGACGAGTGGACCGAGATCTCTCTGGCCTCCGGCACGCAGGAGTGGCTGGACGGAGCGGTGAAGGCGAAGAAGGCCTCGCTGTCGGTGAGTTACGACGACGGCAGGACCTGGAGCGCCACGGAGCTCCGCAGGACCTCCGAGGGCGCCTGGACCGCCCGGTTCAAGACGCCCAGGAAGGCGGGCGGCTTCGTCTCGATCAAGGCACACGCCGAGGCCGGGAACGGGCTCGGCATCGATCAGGAGATCATCCGGGCCTTCGGCCTGAAGTGATCTGCTGAGTTCGGCTCCTGAGGCGGCCGCACACCCCCTGACCGGGGTGTGCGGCCGCCTGTGAGCTGTCACATCGCCTCGGGTAGTCTCGGCGCCCATGTCGTCCTCCCCTTCCCGTAATCGCCCTTCCTTCGACGCGGACGAGCGGACTCAGCTGGTCGGCTGGCTCGACCTCCAGCGGGCGATCGCCCGCTGGAAGTGCGAAGGGCTGTCGGAGGCGGACGCCCACCGGCCCGTCCTTCCCGCCTCGCCCCACATGACGGTTGCGGGTGTCATGTCACACCTTCGATGGGCCGAGCACCTCTGGTACGAGGTCGTCCTGCTGGGCCGTCCGGCCGTCGGGCCCATGTTCGACGGGCCCGAGGACGCCGACATGATGGTCGAAGGTGTCCCGCTCGCAGAGCTCCTCGACGACTACGACCGGCAGACGGTGGTGTCGAACGAGATCGTTGCGGCGAAGTCGCTCGACGACGTGGGCCGGCACCCGGACTTCGATGCCTCGGCCGCGAGCGTGCGCTGGATCATGTTCCACATGATCGAGGAGACCGCCCGCCACGCGGGCCATCTGGACGCGATCAGAGAGATCCTGGACGGCGAGAAGGGCCACTACTGACCCGGCGGCTTGCCGCGCCGCAGCCGCGTTGCCGGGTGCGCGGCCGGGGCATCGACTGTACTGGCGCCACACACTCGCAACGGCTCCGGAGAGAACGGACTGTCATGAGAAAGATCGTTCTGATGATGTCGATGTCGCTCGACGGTTTCATCGAGGGACCGGACCGTGAGATCGACTGGCACCTGGTCGACGACGAACTGCACCGTCACTTCAACGAGCAGCTCAGGACCATGGGCGGCTTCCTGGACGGCCGGGTGACCCATGAGCTCATGGCGGGGTTCTGGCCGACCGCCGACGATGATCCCTCAAATGCCGGGCCCGTGGCGGAGTTTGCCGCCATCTGGCGGAACACGCCCAAGTTCGTGTTCTCCCGGACGCTGGAGCGGGCCGACTGGAACACGACCGTCATGCAGCAGGTCGACGTCGACGAGATCATGGCTATCAAGGCCCGGCCCGGCGGGGATCTGTCGCTCGGCGGCGCCGGGCTCGCCGCGTCCTTCATGCGGCTCGACCTGATCGACGAGTACCGCATCTACGTCCATCCGGTGCTCATCGGGCGGGGCAAACCCCTGTTCCCGGAATCCGATGCCCGCACCTCCCTCCACCTTGCCGAGACCCGGACCTTCACCAATGGGGTCGTCCTGCTGCGCTACGAGCGCCCCGCGGCTGCTCCACCGGAATGAACACCCCGAGTCGCGGACGCGTCCGCGCCGCCGCGCCGGGCTAAATGAGGGGCCGCACCGTCGCGAGACCGAACGAAAGGACCGGCGATGACACTCGGCGCCGAGGACCGCATGGCCGTCATGGAACTGATCGCCCTGCACGGGCACCTGGTCGACGACGGTGAACTCGACCGACTGGACGAGCTGTTCACCGCCGATGTCGTCTACGACGCCTCGGACCTGGGGCACGGATCGATGCACGGGCTGGAGGCCCTGCGTGACACGGCCCGGTCGATGGGGGGACACGGCCCCGTCAGCCATCACGTCACCAACATCGTCCTCACCGAGGCCGGTGAGGGCCGGGTGCACGCCCGGTCCAAGGGATTCGGGATCAAGGCGGACGGCACGAGCGGAAGCGTGTCGTACGAGGACGTGATCGTGCGCGGCGGGACGGGGTGGCGCATCAGCCGTCGCAAGGTCGCCGTACGGGGCACGCCTTCCGGTACGCAGAAGCGGTCCGGGTGACCCGTCAGGCCGCGGAGGCCGCCCGCTTCGGCGCGGCGGCTGGCTCCGGGCCGGAGAGGTCGTCCCGGTGGCTCTCCCTCGTCAGCGAGATGGCCACGGCGCTGATCACGCAGACGACCGCGAGGAACAGGGAGACGGTGCCGGTGTTCGTCCCGCCGCCCGCCGCGGAGAGCAGGCTGGTGGCGACCAGCGGGGCGAGCCCGGCACCGAGCGTGGTGGCCAGCTGATAGCCGAGCGAGGCGCCCGTGTAGCGGGCCCGGGTGCCGAACATCTCGCTGATGAAGGCGGCCATCGGCCCGTACATCGACGCCTGCAGCAGCGGGTTGCCGATCAGATAGGCCGCCGTGAGCCAGGCCACGGAGCCGGAGTTGACCATCCAGAGCAGCGGGTACGCGGCGAGCGCCGAGGCGATGGCGCCGGTGATCATGACCGGCTTGCGGCCGATCCGGTCGGAGAGCGCGGCGAAGGCCGGAATGGTCGCGATGTGCACGGCCGAGGAGACGGCCTGCACGGTCAGCACGGTGGAGCGCTCGAAGCCGATGTCCAGGGCGTGGCTGAGCAGGAAGGTGGC
This sequence is a window from Streptomyces sp. NBC_01217. Protein-coding genes within it:
- a CDS encoding S8 family peptidase — protein: MTFTLSSASGRARSARAGRRALLIATSVALLSGALLPAAGSASAAGPSRTADRHADAAVKEYDITLVTGDVVHYTDGVGKQDTVTVDRPDGAVGGVHVQQAGDDLYVLPDEANSLLGAGKLDRRLFNVSTLAEMGYDDKKSGGIPLIATYPASQGRSLPVAPRGAKKTSTLDSIHGAALKADKDTTRAFWNDIARTSTARSLDNGIARLWLDGRVKAALKDSVPQVNAPQAWAEGYDGKGTKVAVLDTGIDATHPDVKDRILESKSFVPGEEVLDKHGHGTHVASTIAGSGAASEGANKGVAPGADLIIGKVLGNEGSGADSGIIEAMEWAKAEGADVVSMSLGSSIPDDGSDPMSQAVDALSADGGPLFVIAAGNAYGEGTIGSPGSADKALTVAAVDKQDVRADFSSMGPLTRSNGLKPDLSAPGVDINAAASQAIPGISGMYQQMSGTSMATPHVAGAAAILKQRHPDWSGQRIKDALMSSSKQLPDYTPYQQGTGRLDVKAAIDTTIEATGSVAVASYDWPHSASDPVAGRTITYRNTGTQNVTLDLATDTDSAAYTLSTAKLTVPAGSTADAVLSLDPSKVEAGTTSSGQVVAKDASGATAAHTGFALSKERELYDLTYKLRDRAGEPMDGYVVLGELNDPYAGLNVVPVSGDTTLRLPPGTYTSWAAVDVDGDRPDSKAVAFLMEPETVLDKPTTVTLDASKARKISVRTPKETETRQLRYDMARTAPSGMVFRDAYQIPVTYDQLWASPTKKVTQGSFSFLTRWRQGEKQIDLSVDGRDVPVAVQGGALIAEDSSQKLTAVFAGDGAAADYQGLDVRGKAVVVRRSDAVAPAERLANALAAGAKALFVVNDGRGVATEWYTEYGTTTTIPVASVQQLAGESLIKAATRGKKLTMTQRRFARYVYDLVDRHNGTVPDRSLAFAPSTRELAKVENTFYGHKATLGGGYRYDIPDYGPGLGFAEYEKFPATRDEWVTPLPGASFWYEDHSVFNATETGFAHEMRSGEMDYTAGRTYPADWFAPISRPRLGTGFWGPFRSVTNDMQFNFTPWTDSGAGHSGSMPEDEYDTTTTAFYQGDTLIQNVAGRAGYIGGLSAQKLPYRFVLDSTRDGDVWKTSTRTHTEWSFVSGQMDQNGPWQADLPLLQLDYKVDTDLAGDVEADEWTEISLASGTQEWLDGAVKAKKASLSVSYDDGRTWSATELRRTSEGAWTARFKTPRKAGGFVSIKAHAEAGNGLGIDQEIIRAFGLK
- a CDS encoding DinB family protein — protein: MSSSPSRNRPSFDADERTQLVGWLDLQRAIARWKCEGLSEADAHRPVLPASPHMTVAGVMSHLRWAEHLWYEVVLLGRPAVGPMFDGPEDADMMVEGVPLAELLDDYDRQTVVSNEIVAAKSLDDVGRHPDFDASAASVRWIMFHMIEETARHAGHLDAIREILDGEKGHY
- a CDS encoding dihydrofolate reductase family protein → MRKIVLMMSMSLDGFIEGPDREIDWHLVDDELHRHFNEQLRTMGGFLDGRVTHELMAGFWPTADDDPSNAGPVAEFAAIWRNTPKFVFSRTLERADWNTTVMQQVDVDEIMAIKARPGGDLSLGGAGLAASFMRLDLIDEYRIYVHPVLIGRGKPLFPESDARTSLHLAETRTFTNGVVLLRYERPAAAPPE
- a CDS encoding nuclear transport factor 2 family protein, whose protein sequence is MTLGAEDRMAVMELIALHGHLVDDGELDRLDELFTADVVYDASDLGHGSMHGLEALRDTARSMGGHGPVSHHVTNIVLTEAGEGRVHARSKGFGIKADGTSGSVSYEDVIVRGGTGWRISRRKVAVRGTPSGTQKRSG